In one Dermacentor albipictus isolate Rhodes 1998 colony chromosome 4, USDA_Dalb.pri_finalv2, whole genome shotgun sequence genomic region, the following are encoded:
- the LOC135903807 gene encoding acetylcholinesterase-like: MVTWREAGILFSALLIWTAASSDVLVTIRQGRIRGRSGTILGRPINIFLGIPYANPPVGQLRFRKPEPKIPWTGVYDATFPKSSCSQPRLPTKFPIPARFSEDCLYLTVWTPSTTDSGRRPVLVWMYGGIFILGSSYQDMYNATVLSAVNDLVIVSFDFRSSVFGFLDADNPEGPGNVALWDQRLVLEWVRENIAFFGGDPETVTISGVSSGSMMAHAHIMSPLSRGLFRRVFLMSGTLNTDTTVDAVPESIVKGNEVARILGCASSFQDLTTHTERVLDCLRKVPAWLLEGATVLSMLPKFLFFMPTFKTEFIPLLPSAASEAGAFAPVDAVVSVTANEGTFPFTYQPDSRLLEPDLSDVSIEYLRSSLEEMINMWEKDKVVPLGVAYLERAPPDDKLALRETACDFFGKQNSYCPSRFLAESHSKKGANVYGQVFAHRSKMAKTPEWMGVTHMDDVPYNFGIPFLDVDSYTDEDRNFSLDVMRSLANFVRSG, translated from the coding sequence ATGGTGACATGGAGAGAGGCTGGTATTCTATTCTCGGCACTGCTAATATGGACTGCAGCATCTAGCGATGTGCTCGTCACCATACGTCAAGGACGAATACGTGGGCGCTCTGGTACAATACTGGGACGTCCTATTAACATATTTCTCGGAATACCGTACGCGAACCCACCCGTAGGTCAGCTGAGGTTCCGAAAACCTGAGCCCAAGATACCATGGACTGGTGTGTACGATGCAACCTTTCCTAAGAGCTCCTGCAGCCAGCCACGACTTCCAACCAAATTTCCTATCCCGGCACGTTTTTCGGAGGACTGTCTGTATCTAACTGTGTGGACACCCAGCACGACAGACTCTGGTAGACGGCCTGTTCTGGTGTGGATGTACGGCGGCATTTTCATTCTCGGTTCATCGTACCAGGATATGTACAACGCCACAGTCCTGTCAGCCGTCAATGACCTCGTCATCGTGAGTTTCGACTTTCGTTCGTCCGTATTCGGATTCCTCGACGCCGACAACCCGGAAGGACCGGGTAACGTCGCCCTCTGGGACCAACGACTGGTGCTCGAGTGGGTTCGGGAAAACATCGCCTTTTTCGGGGGAGACCCCGAGACCGTCACAATATCTGGCGTCAGTTCTGGCTCCATGATGGCCCACGCCCACATAATGTCACCGCTCAGCAGGGGGCTATTTAGGCGAGTGTTCTTGATGAGCGGCACGCTTAATACCGATACAACCGTAGACGCTGTGCCGGAAAGCATCGTCAAAGGAAATGAGGTTGCGAGGATTCTCGGCTGTGCCAGCTCTTTCCAGGATCTGACAACCCATACTGAGCGCGTCCTTGACTGCCTTCGAAAGGTGCCGGCCTGGCTTCTCGAAGGAGCGACAGTCCTGTCCATGTTAccgaagtttctttttttcatgcccACTTTCAAGACCGAATTCATACCACTGCTCCCCTCGGCCGCAAGTGAAGCTGGAGCCTTCGCGCCCGTCGATGCTGTCGTTAGCGTCACGGCTAACGAAGGCACATTTCCTTTCACATATCAGCCTGACAGCAGGCTGCTTGAACCGGACCTAAGCGATGTGAGTATTGAATATTTGAGATCTTCACTCGAGGAAATGATCAATATGTGGGAAAAGGATAAAGTCGTTCCACTGGGTGTGGCGTATCTGGAACGCGCACCGCCAGACGACAAGTTGGCACTGAGGGAGACAGCGTGCGACTTTTTCGGAAAGCAGAACTCTTACTGCCCGAGTAGGTTCCTCGCTGAAAGTCACTCGAAGAAAGGGGCTAATGTGTATGGGCAAGTTTTTGCGCACAGGTCCAAAATGGCTAAAACTCCTGAATGGATGGGAGTCACGCACATGGACGATGTACCCTACAATTTCGGAATTCCTTTCTTGGATGTGGACAGCTACACCGACGAAGACAGAAATTTTAGTCTGGACGTAATGCGGAGCCTTGCTAACTTTGTTAGAAGCGGGTGA